In Phragmites australis chromosome 16, lpPhrAust1.1, whole genome shotgun sequence, one DNA window encodes the following:
- the LOC133895701 gene encoding AT-hook motif nuclear-localized protein 23-like: MAGLDLGTNSYLHHHQALHLHHDDGGAGGSDDGQDSLSPGSGGGGPTSMAGGAGIGGGEVVARRPRGRPAGSKNKPKPPVIITRESANALRAHILEVAAGCDVFEALTAYARRRQRGVCVLSAAGTVANVTLRHPQSSQTGPASPAVATLHGRFEILSLAGSFLPPPAPPGATSLAAFLAGGQGQVVGGSVAGALIAAGPVVVVAASFSNVAYERLPLEEGDELVPPAPEGSDQAGLPFGGDPSAAVAAGGLPFFNLPLGMPPMPVDGHSGWLGAPGGGVGGPPFS; this comes from the coding sequence ATGGCAGGCCTGGATTTGGGCACCAACTCCTATCTGCACCACCACCaggccctccacctccaccacgaTGACGGCGGCGCCGGGGGATCCGACGACGGCCAGGACTCGCTGTCCCCGGggagcggaggcggcggcccgACGAGCATGGCTGGAGGCGCGGGCATCGGCGGCGGGGAGGTCGTCGCGCGCCGCCCTCGCGGCCGGCCGGCGGGGTCCAAGAACAAACCCAAGCCGCCGGTGATCATCACCAGGGAGAGCGCCAACGCGCTACGGGCGCACATCCTCGAGGTCGCTGCCGGGTGCGATGTCTTCGAGGCGCTCACCGCCTACGCGCGCCGCCGGCAGCGCGGCGTCTGCGTGCTCTCGGCGGCTGGAACCGTCGCCAACGTCACGCTGCGGCACCCGCAGTCGTCCCAGACCGGGCCCGCCTCGCCAGCGGTGGCGACGCTCCACGGCAGGTTCGAGATACTCTCCCTCGCTGGCTCCTTCCTCCCGCCCCCGGCGCCGCCTGGGGCCACCAGCCTCGCGGCCTTCCTGGCCGGGGGGCAGGGGCAGGTTGTCGGCGGCAGCGTGGCCGGTGCGCTCATCGCCGCGGGGCCGGTGGTCGTCGTGGCCGCGTCGTTCAGCAACGTCGCCTACGAGAGGCTGCCGCTCGAGGAAGGCGACGAGTTGGTCCCTCCAGCGCCTGAGGGAAGCGACCAAGCTGGTTTGCCGTTCGGCGGTGACCCCTCGGCCGCCGTGGCCGCTGGTGGGCTTCCGTTCTTCAACCTGCCGCTGGGGATGCCGCCAATGCCGGTGGACGGGCACTCCGGCTGGCTTGGCGCCCctggcggcggcgtcgggggTCCGCCCTTCTCTTGA